A window of Maniola hyperantus chromosome 26, iAphHyp1.2, whole genome shotgun sequence contains these coding sequences:
- the LOC138404118 gene encoding uncharacterized protein, with the protein MGRLKVLIVLIIVVLQHTVLVSSLSGQKRCIVIQKQSGTHGDSSEGEEDRDVEPRRPDKRGDDRYDRRNVEKMAPDSEFLRYKIGPVKKLDDIVRYKNKLTSLKNRFV; encoded by the exons ATGGGTCGCCTCAAAGTGCTGATCGTGTTGATAATTGTTGTACTTCAACATACTGTACTTGTGTCTTCTTTGTCAGGACAAAAACG ttgtatagtaaTCCAGAAGCAGTCAGGGACTCATGGCGACAGTTCTGAGGGTGAGGAAGACAGGGACGTGGAGCCGCGGAGACCAGACAAGCGGGGTGACGACCGATATGACAGGAGGAACGTGGAG AAAATGGCACCAGATTCAGAATTCCTGAGATACAAGATTGGTCCAGTGAAGAAACTTGACGATATCGTGCGCTACAAAAACAAACTAACTTCATTGAaaaatcgatttgtataa